In Pseudomonas poae, a single genomic region encodes these proteins:
- a CDS encoding electron transfer flavoprotein subunit beta yields the protein MTTNVISLVSIGAHPTSGRPRRAEQDARAVELGLQLAGDKLQVLHAGNVNEPTLRSYLGMGLPQLHVLEQPAGSDALPVLGDYLREAGAHVVLTGSQAETGEGSGMLPFLLAEQLGWPLIVGLAQVESIDGGVAHVLQALPRGQRRRLKVRLPFLATVDNAAPKPRQSAYGPAQRGELAAHEVEVEEDELFTGAVLQPAKPRPKRLKVIKAKSGADRMKAATAKASGGGGQVLKGVSPEEGAQAILKLLVEEGVVR from the coding sequence ATGACCACGAATGTCATCAGCCTGGTGTCCATCGGCGCCCACCCAACTTCCGGGCGCCCGCGCCGTGCCGAACAGGATGCGCGCGCGGTGGAGCTGGGTTTGCAGCTGGCTGGGGATAAGTTGCAGGTGCTGCATGCCGGTAATGTCAATGAACCGACCCTGCGCAGTTATTTGGGCATGGGCTTGCCGCAATTGCATGTGCTGGAACAACCGGCGGGCAGCGATGCGTTGCCGGTACTCGGTGATTACTTGCGCGAAGCCGGCGCCCACGTGGTGCTGACTGGCAGCCAGGCGGAAACCGGCGAAGGTTCGGGCATGTTGCCGTTCTTGCTCGCCGAGCAATTGGGCTGGCCGCTGATCGTCGGGCTGGCACAGGTGGAGTCCATCGACGGCGGCGTCGCTCATGTGCTGCAAGCGTTGCCGCGGGGGCAGCGGCGACGGTTGAAGGTGCGCTTGCCGTTTCTGGCGACGGTGGACAATGCCGCGCCCAAGCCAAGGCAGAGCGCCTACGGCCCGGCGCAACGCGGTGAGTTGGCGGCGCATGAGGTTGAGGTTGAAGAGGATGAGTTGTTCACCGGCGCCGTACTGCAACCGGCCAAGCCTCGGCCCAAGCGGTTGAAGGTGATCAAGGCCAAGAGCGGCGCGGATCGGATGAAAGCCGCGACGGCCAAGGCCAGCGGTGGCGGTGGGCAAGTGCTCAAGGGTGTGAGCCCGGAAGAGGGGGCGCAGGCGATTCTCAAGTTGTTGGTGGAAGAGGGCGTGGTGCGCTGA